A stretch of Toxoplasma gondii ME49 chromosome V, whole genome shotgun sequence DNA encodes these proteins:
- a CDS encoding hypothetical protein (encoded by transcript TGME49_286928): MDRILHLLGGNETRSRLLGSEPPREKKASNSPSDSSLQTERCGSCREPSCEGKKTTHTAETVAHPSPHHSSRQVRRCVWASRAPTRGICRREVAGLWRRRHSKSHRTESGEVQVASSVSKGRKSRSTKRKALSGVSVYCALSHWGRTNDARERRRSPPLSSASSCGWKTTATTQGTSAAKAKRKPDSKQTKTESASRSAARHSCVERPAGVGFPPAVLLTLTRRPGGLRRQSGRREGTRGRRRLRGPEIFPLLFRVGASDVLLAGAPRREKPYRLPTDSCAAGGRRRATSPQAKKNKETLGCLGCRTACTGPARTQETKRAKKERKREKRESIFGVSSGGTRHRSELLRSTDSKGEKGFALFALKIFFHFSLSLFQCP, translated from the exons ATGGACAGAATTCTCCACTT GCTTGGAGGGAATGAAACTcggtctcgccttctcggtAGTGAACCACcccgcgagaagaaagcgtcAAATAGTCCTTCGGATTCTTCTCTGCAAACGGAACGATGCGGTAGCTGTAGGGAGCCGTCCTGCGAAGGCAAAAAAACAACGCACACAGCTGAAACTGTCGCCCATCCATCTCCACACCACTCGA GTCGGCAAGTCCGCCGCTGCGTCTGGGCCTCCAGGGCGCCGACTCGAGGTATTTGCCGCCGCGAGGTCGCGGgtctgtggagaagaaggcactCAAAATCACACAGGACAGAAAGCGGAGAGGTGCAAGTTGCGTCCTCGGTTTCGAAGGGAAGGAAGTCGCGAAGCACAAAAAGGAAGGCTCTAAGCGGCGTCTCCGTCTACTGCGCTCTGAGCCACTGGGGACGAACGAACGACGCCAGAGAACGTCGGAGGTCTCCACCCCTCTCGTCGGCAAGCTCGTGTGGATGGAAAACCACGGCAACGACACAAGGAACCTCCGCAGCGAAGGCAAAACGGAAGCCAGActcgaagcagacgaagaccgAGTCTG CTTCACGTTCAGCGGCAAGACATTCGTGTGTGGAACGACCAGCTGGCGTCGGCTTCCCTCCCGCGGTTCTCCTGACGCTGACGCGTCGGCCAGGAGGCCTGCGGAGACAGTcgggcagaagagagggaacgcGCGGCaggcgtcgccttcgcggaCCTGAGatctttcctctgctctttcgAGTTGGCGCAAGCGATGTTCTTCTCGCAGGAGCGCCCCGGAGGGAGAAACCGTATCGCCTCCCAACTGACTCTTGCGCGGCTGGAGGCCGACGGAGGGCAACGAGtccgcaggcgaagaagaacaaggagaccCTGGGGTGCCTAGGGTGTCGGACTGCCTGCACGGGGCCTGCCAGAACgcaggagacaaaaagagcaaaaaaagagagaaagagagagaaacgagaaagcaTTTTCGGTGTTTCTAGCGGTGGCACACGTCACAGGAGTGAGCTCCTTCGGAGCACAGACAGCAAGGGGGAAAAAGGCTTCGCTCTTTTTGCCCTGAAGATctttttccacttctctctctcgctgtttcagTGTCCATAA